Proteins co-encoded in one Streptococcus pyogenes genomic window:
- a CDS encoding helix-turn-helix transcriptional regulator, giving the protein MFSGHQLKTARLSKGITQSELGRLLHVNKMTISNKEKVIGYSERLLNHQIDKKSKDLIDKPSQLYAYRVYESLSAGTGYSYFGDGNFDVVFYDEQLEYDFASWVFGDSMEPTYLNGEVVLIKQNSFDYDGAIYAVEWDGQTYIKKVFREDEGLRLVSLNKKYSDKFAPYSEEPRIIGKIIANFRPLEI; this is encoded by the coding sequence ATGTTTTCTGGACATCAACTAAAAACAGCACGATTATCAAAGGGAATAACTCAATCAGAATTGGGAAGATTGTTGCATGTCAATAAAATGACAATATCTAATAAAGAAAAAGTAATTGGCTATTCAGAGCGATTGTTAAATCATCAAATAGACAAAAAATCTAAAGATCTCATAGATAAACCATCACAATTATATGCTTATCGGGTCTATGAAAGTTTATCTGCTGGTACTGGTTACTCCTATTTTGGTGATGGTAACTTTGATGTTGTCTTTTACGATGAACAATTAGAATACGATTTTGCGTCTTGGGTTTTTGGAGATTCTATGGAGCCAACTTATTTAAATGGTGAAGTTGTTCTTATAAAACAAAATAGTTTTGATTACGATGGAGCAATTTATGCAGTCGAATGGGATGGGCAAACATATATCAAAAAGGTATTTCGTGAAGATGAGGGATTACGTCTAGTGTCCTTAAATAAAAAATATTCTGATAAGTTTGCTCCCTATAGCGAAGAACCTCGCATTATTGGCAAAATTATCGCTAATTTTAGGCCCTTAGAAATTTAA
- the ffh gene encoding signal recognition particle protein, which translates to MAFESLTQRLQDVFKHIRGKKKLSESDVQEVTKEIRLALLEADVALPVVKTFIKRVRERAIGHEIIDTLDPTQQILKIVNEELTSILGSETAEIDKSPKIPTIIMMVGLQGAGKTTFAGKLANKLIKEENARPLMIAADIYRPAAIDQLKTLGQQINVPVFDMGTDHSAVDIVRKGLEQARENHNDYVLIDTAGRLQIDEKLMGELRDVKALAQPNEILLVVDSMIGQEAANVAYEFNHQLSITGVVLTKIDGDTRGGAALSVREITGKPIKFTGIGEKITDIETFHPDRMSSRILGMGDLLTLIEKASQEYDEKKSLELAEKMRENTFDFNDFIEQLDQVQNMGPMEDLLKMIPGMAGNPALANIKVDENQIARKRAIVSSMTPAERENPDLLNPSRRRRIAAGSGNSFVEVNKFIKDFNQAKSMMQGVMSGDMSKMMKDMGINPNNLPKNMPAGMPDMSSLEGMMGQGGMPDLSGLGGDMDMSQLFGKGFKGKIGQFAMKQAMKRQANKLKKAKKKRK; encoded by the coding sequence ATGGCTTTTGAAAGCTTAACCCAACGTTTGCAAGATGTGTTTAAACACATTCGCGGTAAAAAGAAATTATCAGAATCAGATGTTCAAGAAGTGACAAAAGAGATTCGTCTAGCTCTTTTAGAAGCCGATGTCGCTTTACCAGTTGTTAAAACCTTTATTAAGCGCGTACGTGAGCGCGCTATTGGCCATGAGATTATTGATACTCTTGATCCAACACAACAAATTCTTAAGATTGTTAATGAAGAATTAACGAGTATTTTAGGCTCAGAAACTGCAGAGATTGATAAATCTCCAAAAATTCCAACTATTATCATGATGGTCGGTTTGCAAGGGGCTGGTAAAACAACTTTTGCAGGAAAACTCGCTAATAAATTAATTAAAGAAGAAAACGCGCGACCACTGATGATTGCTGCCGATATTTACCGTCCAGCGGCCATTGATCAGTTAAAAACACTGGGGCAACAAATCAATGTACCTGTTTTTGATATGGGGACAGACCACTCAGCAGTCGATATTGTCAGAAAAGGTTTGGAACAAGCTCGTGAAAACCACAATGACTATGTCTTGATTGATACTGCGGGTCGCTTGCAAATTGATGAAAAACTGATGGGAGAGCTGCGCGATGTCAAGGCTTTAGCACAACCAAATGAAATTCTTTTGGTTGTAGATAGCATGATTGGTCAAGAAGCTGCCAATGTAGCCTACGAGTTTAATCATCAGTTGAGCATCACAGGGGTTGTGTTAACAAAGATTGATGGTGATACACGTGGAGGTGCGGCGCTATCTGTCCGTGAAATCACTGGGAAACCAATTAAATTTACAGGTATTGGTGAAAAAATCACAGATATTGAAACATTTCACCCAGACCGCATGTCCAGTCGGATTTTGGGAATGGGGGATTTGCTTACCCTCATTGAAAAAGCTAGCCAGGAATATGATGAGAAAAAATCCTTAGAGTTAGCTGAAAAAATGCGTGAAAACACCTTTGATTTCAATGATTTTATTGAACAGTTAGATCAAGTGCAAAATATGGGGCCTATGGAAGACCTCTTGAAAATGATTCCAGGAATGGCTGGTAACCCAGCTTTGGCCAATATCAAAGTTGACGAAAACCAAATTGCTCGCAAACGTGCTATTGTCTCTTCAATGACACCCGCTGAACGTGAAAATCCTGACTTACTAAACCCGAGTCGTCGCCGTCGTATTGCAGCTGGTTCCGGGAACAGCTTTGTAGAAGTTAATAAATTTATCAAAGACTTTAACCAAGCCAAAAGCATGATGCAAGGGGTTATGTCGGGCGATATGTCTAAAATGATGAAAGATATGGGTATTAATCCCAATAATCTTCCTAAAAACATGCCTGCTGGTATGCCAGATATGTCTTCCTTAGAAGGAATGATGGGACAAGGTGGTATGCCTGATTTATCTGGCCTTGGTGGTGATATGGATATGAGTCAACTATTTGGTAAAGGGTTTAAAGGAAAAATTGGCCAATTTGCCATGAAACAGGCCATGAAACGGCAGGCTAACAAACTAAAAAAAGCAAAGAAAAAACGAAAATAA
- a CDS encoding putative DNA-binding protein — MEIEKTNRMNALFEFYAALLTDKQMNYIELYYADDYSLAEIADEFGVSRQAVYDNIKRTEKILETYEMKLHMYSDYVVRSEIFDDMIAHYPHDEYLQEKISILTSIDNRE, encoded by the coding sequence ATGGAAATTGAAAAAACAAACAGGATGAATGCCCTTTTTGAATTTTATGCAGCTTTGCTAACAGATAAACAAATGAATTATATTGAACTGTATTATGCCGATGATTATAGCTTAGCTGAGATTGCTGATGAATTTGGTGTCAGTCGTCAGGCTGTCTATGATAATATTAAGCGTACGGAAAAAATTTTAGAGACTTATGAGATGAAACTTCATATGTATTCGGATTATGTTGTTCGAAGTGAAATCTTTGACGACATGATTGCTCACTACCCTCATGATGAGTATTTGCAAGAAAAAATTTCCATTCTAACCAGTATTGACAATAGAGAGTAA
- a CDS encoding GntR family transcriptional regulator encodes MLPAYIKIHDAIKKDIDLGIWPIGSRLPSERHLAEHFTVSRMTLRQAITLLVEEGILERRIGSGTYVASHRVQEKMRGTTSFTEIIRSQGRQPSSKLLSYQKQLASDTEVKELNLDKTDLVIRMERIRYADSVPLVYEIASIPEKFIKTVKRADITEHFFHSLIANGYEIGKSKQTIYAKLASERVASYLEVAKGHAILALTQVSYFTDGKPFEYVRSQYIGDRFEFYLENN; translated from the coding sequence ATGTTACCAGCTTATATAAAAATTCATGATGCAATTAAAAAAGACATTGATCTGGGCATCTGGCCAATTGGTAGTCGCTTACCAAGTGAACGACATTTAGCGGAACATTTCACCGTTAGTCGAATGACTCTACGGCAGGCTATTACATTACTAGTAGAAGAAGGGATTCTTGAAAGGCGGATAGGAAGTGGTACTTATGTTGCCAGTCATCGTGTTCAAGAAAAAATGCGAGGAACAACAAGTTTCACAGAAATTATACGCTCCCAAGGACGACAACCCTCCTCTAAATTATTATCCTATCAAAAGCAATTAGCTAGTGATACCGAAGTTAAAGAATTGAACTTAGACAAAACAGACTTGGTCATTCGAATGGAACGTATCCGCTATGCAGACAGTGTCCCTTTGGTGTACGAAATTGCTTCAATCCCAGAAAAATTTATAAAAACGGTTAAACGAGCTGATATTACAGAACACTTTTTTCACTCATTGATAGCAAATGGTTACGAGATTGGTAAAAGTAAACAGACAATCTACGCTAAGCTAGCAAGTGAGCGTGTAGCCTCCTACTTGGAAGTTGCTAAAGGACATGCCATTTTGGCTCTAACTCAGGTGTCTTACTTTACAGACGGCAAACCTTTTGAGTATGTCCGCAGTCAGTATATCGGTGACCGTTTTGAATTTTACTTAGAAAATAATTAG
- the guaA gene encoding glutamine-hydrolyzing GMP synthase has product MTEISILNDVQKIIVLDYGSQYNQLIARRIREFGVFSELKSHKITAQELREINPIGIVLSGGPNSVYADNAFGIDPEIFELGIPILGICYGMQLITHKLGGKVVPAGQAGNREYGQSTLHLRETSKLFSGTPQEQLVLMSHGDAVTEIPEGFHLVGDSNDCPYAAIENTEKNLYGIQFHPEVRHSVYGNDILKNFAISICGARGDWSMDNFIDMEIAKIRETVGDRKVLLGLSGGVDSSVVGVLLQKAIGDQLTCIFVDHGLLRKDEGDQVMGMLGGKFGLNIIRVDASKRFLDLLADVEDPEKKRKIIGNEFVYVFDDEASKLKGVDFLAQGTLYTDIIESGTETAQTIKSHHNVGGLPEDMQFELIEPLNTLFKDEVRALGIALGMPEEIVWRQPFPGPGLAIRVMGAITEEKLETVRESDAILREEIAKAGLDRDVWQYFTVNTGVRSVGVMGDGRTYDYTIAIRAITSIDGMTADFAQLPWDVLKKISTRIVNEVDHVNRIVYDITSKPPATVEWE; this is encoded by the coding sequence ATGACTGAAATTTCAATTTTGAATGATGTTCAAAAAATTATCGTTCTTGATTATGGTAGCCAGTACAATCAGCTTATTGCTAGACGTATTCGAGAGTTTGGTGTTTTCTCCGAACTAAAAAGCCATAAAATCACCGCTCAAGAACTTCGTGAGATCAATCCCATAGGTATCGTTTTATCAGGAGGGCCTAACTCTGTTTACGCTGATAACGCCTTTGGCATTGACCCTGAAATCTTTGAACTAGGGATTCCGATTCTTGGTATCTGTTACGGTATGCAATTAATCACCCATAAATTAGGTGGTAAAGTTGTTCCTGCTGGACAAGCTGGTAATCGTGAATACGGTCAGTCAACCCTTCATCTTCGTGAAACGTCAAAATTATTTTCAGGCACACCTCAAGAACAACTCGTTTTGATGAGCCATGGTGATGCTGTTACTGAAATTCCAGAAGGTTTCCACCTTGTTGGAGACTCAAATGACTGTCCCTATGCAGCTATTGAAAATACTGAGAAAAACCTTTACGGTATTCAGTTCCACCCAGAAGTGAGACACTCTGTTTATGGAAATGACATTCTTAAAAACTTTGCTATATCAATTTGTGGCGCGCGTGGTGATTGGTCAATGGATAATTTTATTGACATGGAAATTGCTAAAATTCGTGAAACTGTAGGCGATCGTAAAGTTCTTCTAGGTCTTTCTGGTGGAGTTGATTCTTCAGTTGTTGGTGTTCTACTTCAAAAAGCTATCGGTGACCAATTAACTTGTATTTTCGTTGATCACGGTCTTCTTCGTAAAGACGAGGGCGATCAAGTTATGGGAATGCTTGGGGGCAAATTTGGCCTAAATATTATCCGTGTGGATGCTTCAAAACGTTTCTTAGACCTTCTTGCAGACGTTGAAGATCCTGAGAAAAAACGTAAAATTATTGGTAATGAATTTGTCTATGTTTTTGATGATGAAGCCAGCAAATTAAAAGGTGTTGACTTCCTTGCCCAAGGAACACTTTATACTGATATCATTGAGTCAGGAACAGAAACTGCTCAAACCATCAAATCACATCACAATGTGGGTGGTCTCCCCGAAGACATGCAGTTTGAATTGATTGAGCCCTTAAACACTCTTTTCAAAGATGAAGTTCGAGCGCTTGGAATCGCTCTTGGAATGCCTGAAGAAATTGTTTGGCGCCAACCATTTCCAGGTCCTGGACTTGCTATCCGTGTCATGGGAGCAATTACTGAAGAAAAACTTGAAACCGTTCGCGAATCAGACGCTATCCTTCGTGAAGAAATTGCTAAGGCTGGACTTGATCGTGACGTGTGGCAATACTTTACAGTTAACACAGGTGTCCGTTCTGTAGGCGTCATGGGAGATGGTCGTACTTATGATTATACCATCGCCATTCGTGCTATTACGTCTATTGATGGTATGACAGCTGACTTTGCTCAACTTCCTTGGGATGTCTTGAAAAAAATCTCAACACGTATCGTAAATGAAGTTGACCACGTTAACCGTATCGTCTACGACATCACAAGTAAACCACCCGCAACAGTTGAATGGGAATAA